Genomic DNA from Shewanella woodyi ATCC 51908:
GAGGTATTGGCTAGGTTTATTCACCAAAACAGCCCCCGTGCAGAGCAACCTTTTGTCGCGATTAACTGTGCAGCAATTCCTGAAAATATGCTTGAAGCAACTCTATTTGGCTATGAAAAAGGGGCTTTCACCGGTGCTTATCAGGCCTGTCCTGGTAAATTTGAACAGGCGCAGGGAGGAACCTTGCTACTTGATGAGATCTCTGAAATGGAGCTAGGCCTACAGGCTAAGTTACTAAGGGTACTTCAAGAGAGAGAGGTGGAGCGAATTGGCGGCCGCAAGAATATCAAGTTAGATGTGAGGGTATTGGCAACCTCAAACCGCGATCTTAAATCTATGGCAGCATCAGGTGACTTTAGAGAAGATCTCTATTACAGAATAAATGTGTTTCCTTTAGTCTGGCCTTCGTTAAATCAAAGGCCAGCAGATATACTACCACTGGCTCGTCATCTGCTGCTTAGGCATGCAACGACATCAGGGATGTCGGAGATCCCTGATTTTGAAGAGAGCGCTTCTCGTCGCCTGCTGACTCACCGATGGCCTGGTAATGTCCGAGAGTTAGATAATGTGATTCAGAGAGCCTTAATTCTCTTCACTGGCGGGAATATAACCGCCAATGAGATCATAATCGATGCGGACGAAGTGATGCTTACTCAGGATGTGAAGTGTCATACTAGCACTCAAGAGAGCTCGCTGGAGTTGGATGCACTCGGAGATGAGCTAAAAGCTCAAGAACACGTGATCATTCTAGAAACTTTGACCCAGTGTCAAGGTAGTCGTAAGCTCGTTGCTGAGAAGCTAGGTATTAGCGCCAGAACTCTTAGGTATAAAATGGCCAAGATGAGAGATGCTGGTATTCAGATCCCTGCATAAACCGATCTTTTGATTTAGCTTAGCTATGTTTATAAAAGGCACTAACTTTAGTGCCTTTTTAGTATTTATTCCCCTCCATGCACAATTTTATCTCTCTCTTTTTTGTATTTCAGCACAACTCATCTTTGTGGCAAACAAATTGCATTAGTTCTTACCAAGAATCATTTTCGTCAACTATCCGTCATTTCTACTGTTAGTCGACTGTTTGGGAGAAACCTATGCAAATCGGAGCAAACTCTTTATTGCAAGAGATGAAGTCACTGAGTGGAGAGATCCCTACAGGCAGTATCACTCCCCAGATAACGCAGCAGGTAAGAAGTACTTCAGGTAGCGATTTTGGTGAGTTGTTATCACAGGCTGTTACCAGTGTCGGTGAGTTACAAGCTAACTCTGGGGAGCTATCTTCTAGACTCGACATGGGAGACACAAGGGTTACCTTGTCTGACACTGTTATCGCGCGTGAGAAAGCTAGCGTAGCATTTGAAGCAACAGTTCAAGTGAGAAATAAACTGGTGGAAGCCTATAAAGAAATCATGAGTATGCCTGTATAATACGTTGCATTACTTAGGTTTTATCTATTTTTAGTTGGTATTTTGACCACAATGATTAATAGACAAGCAGGGATCTATTTTGAGTACAGATATGGTTGTAGGTACAAATTCCACATTGGCAAGTGATGATATTGCCGGTGGTGTTCAGGAAGAGAATAAGTCTGGTGGACTTGGCTCATTTGGTGGTGTTGATATGTTACGCCAAGTGACAATGGTGCTTGCACTTGCTATCTGTCTTGCTGTGGCTGTTTTTGTCATGTTGTGGGCCCAAGAGCCAGAGTTTCGACCATTGGGTAAAATGGCGACCGAAGATATGATCCAAGTACTCGATGTGTTGGATAAGAACAAGGTTGCTTATAAAATAGAGGGCGATGTTGTTAAAGTGCCTGAGGAGAAGTATCAAGAGGTCAAATTGATGCTTAGCCGTGAAGGGGTGGATAGCGCGTCAAACAGCACTGACTACCTGAGCCAAGATAGTGGCTTTGGTGTAAGTCAACGAATGGAACAAGCAAGGCTTAAACACAGCCAAGAGCTAAATTTAGCTAGAGCGATTGAAGAGCTACGAAGTGTCACTCGTGCAAAAGTGATTTTGGCTATTCCAAAAGAGAATGTGTTTGCCAGAAATCGCTCAAAACCTAGTGCCACTGTAGTGATTAGTGCACGCCGTGCAGGTTTAGGTCAGGAGGAGGTCGATTCGATAGTCGATATCGTTGCTTCTGCTGTACAGGGGTTAGAGCCAACACGTGTTACGGTTACCGATTCTAATGGTCGTTTGCTAAACTCAGGCAGTCAAGATGGTGTATCGGCTCGAGCTAGAAGAGAGCTTGAGTTGGTTCAACAGAAAGAGTCAGAATACCGCAATAAAGTTGAATCCATATTAATGCCGATCCTTGGCCCTGAAAACTTTACCTCTCAAGTTGATGTGAGCATGGATTTTACCGCTGTTGAGCAAACCGCAAAACGCTTTAATCCAGATTTACCAGCGCTTCGCAGTGAGATGACGGTAGAGAATAGTTCTAACTCAGGTGCGATAGGCGGCATACCTGGTGCTTTGAGTAATCAGCCTCCAATGGAAGCGAACATTCCTCAAAATGCATTAGACGGTGAACAGAGTGAAGCAAATAAGAACCCTGGATCCTCTCATAAAGAAGCAACTCGTAATTTTGAATTAGACACCACCATCAGCCATACCAGACAACAGATAGGTGTTGTTAGACGTGTGAGCGTCTCTGTGGCTGTCGATTTTAAGCCTGGTCCCGCTGGTGAAGATGGACAGGTCAATCGAGTACCAAGAACAGATCAAGAGATGGCTAATATTCGTCGTCTACTTGAAGGGGCTGTTGGTTTTAGTACCCAGCGTGGGGATGTTATTGAGGTGGTAACTGTTCCCTTTATGGATCAATTGATCGATGAAGCTCCAGCACCTGAATTATGGGAGCAACCTTGGTTCTGGCGTGCCATTAAACTTGCCATGGGTGGCTTAGTTATTCTGGCGCTGATCCTGTTTATCGTCCGACCTATGTTGAAGAAACTTATCTATCCAGATAGCAGTAACCTACCTGATGAGCCAAAATTTGGTGATGAGTTAGCAGAAATTGAAGATCAATATGCATCGGATACTTTGGGCATGTTAAATCGTCCTGATGCTGAGTACAGCTATAATGATGATGGCTCCATTTTGATACCAGATCTGCATAAAGATGATGATATGATTAAGGCGATTAGGGCACTCGTGGCTAATGAGCCGGAACTGTCTACACAGGTCGTTAAGGGTTGGTTACAAGACAATGAGCAATAATACAGAAGTGGCTGAGGCCGGGGGCAAAGGTTCATCGGTAATCGATGACCTTACAGGTGTAGAAAAAACAGCGATCTTACTGCTAAGTTTAAGTGAAGCCGATGCCGCATCGATCCTTAAACATCTAGAGCCAAAGCAGGTACAGAAAGTGGGTATGGTGATGGCGGCCATGGAAGATTTTGGCCAGGAAAAAGTTATCGCTGTACATCAGTTGTTTCTTGATGAAGTACAAAAATACTCCTCAATAGGCTTTAACAGTGAGGAGTTTGTGCGTAAAGCTCTGACCGCGGCATTAGGTGAAGATAAAGCCGGTAATCTGATCGAACAGATTATTATGGGCAGCGGTGCGAAAGGGTTGGAGTCGCTAAAATGGATGGATTCTCGCCAAGTTGCGACGATTATTCAAAACGAGCACCCACAGATCCAAACCATTGTTCTCTCCTACTTAGAACCCGATCAAGCAGCTGAAATTTTTGCACAATCTCCAGAGAATACTCGTCTGGATTTGATGATGCGTATTGCTAATTTGGAAGAGGTTCAACCTGCTGCCTTGCAAGAGCTGAATGACATTATGGAGAAACAGTTTGCAGGCCAAGGTGGTGCTCAGGCTGCCAAGATGGGTGGCTTGAAAGCTGCGGCTAACATCATGAACTACTTAGACACAGGCGTTGAAAGTCAGTTGATGGAGACGATGCGAGAGTCTGATGAAGAGATGGCGCAACAGATCCAAGACTTAATGTTTGTATTTGAAAACCTTATTGATGTTGATGACTTAGGTATTCAGGCACTGTTGCGAGAAGTTCAACAGGATGTCTTGATGAAAGCGCTCAAAGGCGCAGATGATCAGCTTAAAGAGAAAATATTGGGTAACATGTCTAAACGTGCTGCAGAATTGCTGGCCGATGATCTAGAAGCCATGGGGCCTATTAGGATCAGTGAGGTTGAAGTGGCGCAGAAAGAGATCTTATCCATTGCTCGTCGCCTAAGTGATAGTGGTGAGATTATGCTAGGCGGTGGTGGCGGTGAAGAGTTCTTATAATGAAGTCCAATAAACCTGAAGGTGAGAGCGAAGTTCACCCACCTGAAGCCGATATTGAGTTTAGCCATTGGCATATCCCGGATGTAACAACAGCAGTTCCCGAAGATGTCTCTAATCTTTTTGGACGAAAAGCGGCTCAAAAACCTGTCACGGAGGAACCTGATTCAATTTTACCTCCAACCTTAGGGCAGATAGAGGAGATTAGGCAGGAAGCTGAAAATGAAGGTTTTGCACAGGGAAAAGAGGAGGGGCATCAAGCTGGCCTCGAAACTGGACGTTTAGAGGGGTTAAAGCAGGGCCATGATGAGGGATTCGAGCAGGGCAAAGAGCAAGGTTATCAAGAGGGGGCGGAGAAGGCACTAGAGCTCATCAAACGGTTTGAAGGTTTACTTGAACAGTTTGAAAAGCCTCTTGAACTGCTTGACAATGAGATAGAGCAGGAGCTTGTATCATTGACATTAAAGCTATCTCGCGCAGTGATTGGACATGAAATAAAAACTCATCCAGAGCATATATTATCTGCGTTAAGGCAAGGTGTTGACTCATTGCCTTTGAAAGAGCAAGGGGTTGTGATCCGCTTGCACCCAGAAGACCATGAGCTAGTTGGTTCGTTATACAGTGCCAATCAATTAGAGAAAAATCGTTGGGATTTAGAGAGCGATCCAAGTTTGACTCCTGGCGATTGTATTATTCTTAGTCAGCGGAGCAGTGTCGATATGCGACTTGAGAGTCGAATGAGCACTGTATTGCAGGAGTTAGAGAGTCATCAGCAGAATTTAAGCCAAACCGTTGAGCATCAAAAACAGGCCTTAGATATCGCCTCTGAAGCGAGTCAAGTGCTAGAAACATTGCCTGAAGAGGAGCTCAATGTTGAGACTCAACAGGAGAGCGATGGTGAAGTAACTGATGAGTCTCATCATGTTGAAAATAGCAAAGAACAGAGCCCTGATGACTCTCCTGATAAAGTGGATTAACTCTTTATCCCTATATAGCTGACTATTTATGATCCTCATTCTAGGTATTTATTTCAGAGCAAAAGGCGAATACAAAGATGCATAGCCGCCAAAACCAACTGCTGAATAGAATCAAGCAACAGTCTGGAAAAGTACATCCTTTCATTGCAGAAGCGAGTGGCCAACTAGTACGTGTGGTTGGTTTAACGCTAGAAGCTACCGGCTGCCGCGCGCCTATTGGAAGTCTTTGCAGTATAGAGACATTAGCGGGAGAGCTTGTTGCCGAGGTGATAGGTTTTGACGATGAGCTTCTGTATCTCATGCCTATTGAGGAACTTCGAGGCGTGTTACCTGGCGCTAAAGTTACCCCTCTTGGCGAGCAGAGCGGCTTGAATGTGGGCCTTTCTTTGCTGGGAAGAGTACTTGACGGTAACGGTTTGCCTTTGGATGGTCTGGGCCGATTACAAACCGATCAAAAGGCTCCAAGACATGCCCAGTCTATTAATCCCCTGTCTCGCAGAGCAATCACTGAACCTTTAGATGTTGGAGTGCGGGCCATCAATGCCATGTTGACTGTGGGTAAAGGTCAAAGAATGGGGCTTTTTGCGGGCTCTGGTGTCGGTAAAAGTGTCTTGCTTGGTATGATGACTCGTGGAACCACAGCCGATGTTATTGTGGTGGGCTTGGTCGGTGAGCGTGGCCGAGAGGTTAAAGAGTTTATTGAAGAGATATTGGGTGATGAAGGGCGAGCCCGCTCTGTTGTTGTTGCTGCACCTGCAGATACATCGCCACTTATGCGATTGCGCGCTTGTGAAACATCGACGCGTATCGCCGAATATTTTCGAGACCTAGGTTATAACGTGCTTCTATTGATGGACAGTTTGACCCGCTACGCACAGGCACAAAGGGAGATTGCGCTGGCAGTGGGTGAGCCTCCTGCAACCAAAGGTTATCCGCCTTCAGTATTTGCAAAACTTCCTAAGTTAGTTGAAAGGGCGGGTAATGGAGGGTCAGGACAAGGTTCCATCACAGCATTTTATACTGTGTTAACTGAGGGCGATGACCTGCAAGATCCTATTGCTGATGCTGCTAGGGCTATCTTGGATGGGCATATCGTCCTCTCGAGGCAACTGGCGGATTCTGGACATTACCCTGCAATCGATATTGAGGCGTCAATAAGCCGTGTTGCACCTATGGTGATTAGTCCTGAGCATCTAGAAGCGATGCGCCGAGTTAAGCAAGTTTACTCCCTCTATCAGCAGAACAGGGATCTTATCTCTATCGGTGCCTATACCCAAGGGAGTGATCCAAGAATAGATAACTCTATTCGCTTGCAACCAGCCATGAACGCTTTTTTAAGGCAAACCATGAAGGAAGCCATTCGATTTGATAGTAGCGAGCTTATGCTGAGCCAATTAGGTGCTCAGTGTAAGGTTTAATGACAAGTGTTTTTGAACAGCAAGAGTTGGTGGTTTAATGGCGAAGCATGATCCGTTAGATACAGTGTTAAAACTTGCAAAAGAAGCTGAAGAGCAAGCGGGCTTGCAGCTTAAGTCTGCGCAATTGATGTTGCAAAAGTGCCAGAGTCAACTTGAAGCGCTGAGGAACTACCGTCTCGATTATATGAAACAGATGGAAAATCATCACGGTAAAAATATCAGTGCCAGTTATTACCATCAATTTCATCAATTTGTCAGACAGATAGATGAAGCGATTACTAAACAGATCTCCTCTATTCAGGAGGCTGACTCCCAGAGAGAGCACAGACAGAAATATTGGCAGGAGATGCAACAAAAAAGGAAAGCTGTTGAACTGCTGCTCTCTCATAAAGCAGATAAAGCTCAACAAGCTGAACTAAGGCGTGAACAGAAGATGACTGATGAGTTCGCATCTCAACTGTTTTATCGAAAACGTGCTCGTTAACCCATTCCTTTTAAGTTTCCACTCTTCTAACCTCTTCTTGGCATTGAAATTGCTTCGCTTATAGATATAGATCTTGTCGGCCTAGTCGGTCGACATTTTGACGCTGACTGTGAGCCTTTATATTATTGACAGGCAGTGTTTTTTGGAGGCTTTATGCAGAAGATGACCAATGTACTTTTAGCCAATAACAAAGCTGAAAGTAAGCCAAGTACAGAGAGTAAGCAAGTCACCCAAAGTGATGGGAAAGCGACTAAGGATAGTGATTTCTCCACTGCGCTGCAGCAAGCAAGTGTTGAGGCAAAACAACAGGTTAAATCTGCATCCAAAGAAACCTCAAACAGCGAAATAAAGCAGACTCATGCTCAAGACCCTGAACTTAAAGCTAAAGCCGAAGATGGTGTTGCACAAGATACTGCAGACCAAGACGGTGACTTGATTGATGTATCCCATGTCTTAGCGCAAATCAACCTAGCATCAGAGTTAAGCAAGAGTAGCTCAGGAGCAGAGAGTAAAGCTAGCGGCGATAGTTTGCCGCTTGATGAAATGCTCATTGATGAGCAATCCATTGAAACCTTAATGGTTAAAATTGATGGAGAAGCCGAACAAGATCTCGATATTTTCGATCCAGAAACGTTAGCACCTATTGATGAAAAGTTGTTGGCTGAATTACAAAAGCAAAGTGGTCTTACAAAAGAGGAGTTACAAGCACTTTCACCTGAGATCTTGAACCAGCTCGTTGTGCTAGTTAAGAGTGGTGGTGATCATCAAGCGATACTAGATGCTATTGAGAGCGATAAGCTCTCGCTCGATGATGCAGCCATAATCGAACAAGAAGCTAAACTCTCCGATACTGAGTTGTCACATAATATGCAAACTTTGGCAGGTATCTCTGCTGAGAAAGAGATGAAAAATGGGCAAGGGTCATCGAGCAATAATGAGGCAAAGTCATTAACTGCTGAACAGTTAAGACAAGTAGAAACAGCTAAAGAGGGGCATGTAGTTAAAGGGGAAGAGCCTAAACTCAATCAGCTTCAAGGGCAAGAGTTAGCGTCAAAGCCAAAAGTCGATAATGAGAAGTTCAGTAGCATTTTAGGTGAGAAAACCATAGCTCAACCTGAAGCTACATCTAAGGCGAACAAAACAGATGGGCAAGTTATTGCCGAGCAGCAACTCAAGGGAGCTGAACTAACGGTAAAACTGCAGCCTGTTAAGGCAGGAAGTGAGCAATCCTTAGTATTAAGTGAATCATTGCAGGGGGGAGAATCTAAATTGCAACAAACAAGCTCCCTGTTATCGCCTCAACCTCAACGAACTGATATCGCCCAGATACAACTCTCATTAAGAC
This window encodes:
- a CDS encoding sigma-54-dependent transcriptional regulator; protein product: MSEGKLLLVEDDHSLREALLDTLLIAHYDCVDVASAEDAIVKLKHESFDMVISDVQMEGVGGLGLLNYLQQHHPQLPMLLMTAYATIDNAVNAIKLGAVDYLAKPFAPEVLLNQVSRYLKPKLCQTQPVVADEKSLALLSLAQKVAASDASVMIMGPSGSGKEVLARFIHQNSPRAEQPFVAINCAAIPENMLEATLFGYEKGAFTGAYQACPGKFEQAQGGTLLLDEISEMELGLQAKLLRVLQEREVERIGGRKNIKLDVRVLATSNRDLKSMAASGDFREDLYYRINVFPLVWPSLNQRPADILPLARHLLLRHATTSGMSEIPDFEESASRRLLTHRWPGNVRELDNVIQRALILFTGGNITANEIIIDADEVMLTQDVKCHTSTQESSLELDALGDELKAQEHVIILETLTQCQGSRKLVAEKLGISARTLRYKMAKMRDAGIQIPA
- the fliE gene encoding flagellar hook-basal body complex protein FliE, with protein sequence MQIGANSLLQEMKSLSGEIPTGSITPQITQQVRSTSGSDFGELLSQAVTSVGELQANSGELSSRLDMGDTRVTLSDTVIAREKASVAFEATVQVRNKLVEAYKEIMSMPV
- the fliF gene encoding flagellar basal-body MS-ring/collar protein FliF; translation: MVVGTNSTLASDDIAGGVQEENKSGGLGSFGGVDMLRQVTMVLALAICLAVAVFVMLWAQEPEFRPLGKMATEDMIQVLDVLDKNKVAYKIEGDVVKVPEEKYQEVKLMLSREGVDSASNSTDYLSQDSGFGVSQRMEQARLKHSQELNLARAIEELRSVTRAKVILAIPKENVFARNRSKPSATVVISARRAGLGQEEVDSIVDIVASAVQGLEPTRVTVTDSNGRLLNSGSQDGVSARARRELELVQQKESEYRNKVESILMPILGPENFTSQVDVSMDFTAVEQTAKRFNPDLPALRSEMTVENSSNSGAIGGIPGALSNQPPMEANIPQNALDGEQSEANKNPGSSHKEATRNFELDTTISHTRQQIGVVRRVSVSVAVDFKPGPAGEDGQVNRVPRTDQEMANIRRLLEGAVGFSTQRGDVIEVVTVPFMDQLIDEAPAPELWEQPWFWRAIKLAMGGLVILALILFIVRPMLKKLIYPDSSNLPDEPKFGDELAEIEDQYASDTLGMLNRPDAEYSYNDDGSILIPDLHKDDDMIKAIRALVANEPELSTQVVKGWLQDNEQ
- the fliG gene encoding flagellar motor switch protein FliG gives rise to the protein MSNNTEVAEAGGKGSSVIDDLTGVEKTAILLLSLSEADAASILKHLEPKQVQKVGMVMAAMEDFGQEKVIAVHQLFLDEVQKYSSIGFNSEEFVRKALTAALGEDKAGNLIEQIIMGSGAKGLESLKWMDSRQVATIIQNEHPQIQTIVLSYLEPDQAAEIFAQSPENTRLDLMMRIANLEEVQPAALQELNDIMEKQFAGQGGAQAAKMGGLKAAANIMNYLDTGVESQLMETMRESDEEMAQQIQDLMFVFENLIDVDDLGIQALLREVQQDVLMKALKGADDQLKEKILGNMSKRAAELLADDLEAMGPIRISEVEVAQKEILSIARRLSDSGEIMLGGGGGEEFL
- the fliH gene encoding flagellar assembly protein FliH translates to MKSNKPEGESEVHPPEADIEFSHWHIPDVTTAVPEDVSNLFGRKAAQKPVTEEPDSILPPTLGQIEEIRQEAENEGFAQGKEEGHQAGLETGRLEGLKQGHDEGFEQGKEQGYQEGAEKALELIKRFEGLLEQFEKPLELLDNEIEQELVSLTLKLSRAVIGHEIKTHPEHILSALRQGVDSLPLKEQGVVIRLHPEDHELVGSLYSANQLEKNRWDLESDPSLTPGDCIILSQRSSVDMRLESRMSTVLQELESHQQNLSQTVEHQKQALDIASEASQVLETLPEEELNVETQQESDGEVTDESHHVENSKEQSPDDSPDKVD
- the fliI gene encoding flagellar protein export ATPase FliI, yielding MHSRQNQLLNRIKQQSGKVHPFIAEASGQLVRVVGLTLEATGCRAPIGSLCSIETLAGELVAEVIGFDDELLYLMPIEELRGVLPGAKVTPLGEQSGLNVGLSLLGRVLDGNGLPLDGLGRLQTDQKAPRHAQSINPLSRRAITEPLDVGVRAINAMLTVGKGQRMGLFAGSGVGKSVLLGMMTRGTTADVIVVGLVGERGREVKEFIEEILGDEGRARSVVVAAPADTSPLMRLRACETSTRIAEYFRDLGYNVLLLMDSLTRYAQAQREIALAVGEPPATKGYPPSVFAKLPKLVERAGNGGSGQGSITAFYTVLTEGDDLQDPIADAARAILDGHIVLSRQLADSGHYPAIDIEASISRVAPMVISPEHLEAMRRVKQVYSLYQQNRDLISIGAYTQGSDPRIDNSIRLQPAMNAFLRQTMKEAIRFDSSELMLSQLGAQCKV
- the fliJ gene encoding flagellar export protein FliJ; the encoded protein is MAKHDPLDTVLKLAKEAEEQAGLQLKSAQLMLQKCQSQLEALRNYRLDYMKQMENHHGKNISASYYHQFHQFVRQIDEAITKQISSIQEADSQREHRQKYWQEMQQKRKAVELLLSHKADKAQQAELRREQKMTDEFASQLFYRKRAR
- a CDS encoding flagellar hook-length control protein FliK, with the protein product MQKMTNVLLANNKAESKPSTESKQVTQSDGKATKDSDFSTALQQASVEAKQQVKSASKETSNSEIKQTHAQDPELKAKAEDGVAQDTADQDGDLIDVSHVLAQINLASELSKSSSGAESKASGDSLPLDEMLIDEQSIETLMVKIDGEAEQDLDIFDPETLAPIDEKLLAELQKQSGLTKEELQALSPEILNQLVVLVKSGGDHQAILDAIESDKLSLDDAAIIEQEAKLSDTELSHNMQTLAGISAEKEMKNGQGSSSNNEAKSLTAEQLRQVETAKEGHVVKGEEPKLNQLQGQELASKPKVDNEKFSSILGEKTIAQPEATSKANKTDGQVIAEQQLKGAELTVKLQPVKAGSEQSLVLSESLQGGESKLQQTSSLLSPQPQRTDIAQIQLSLRQSNEQQVQLQDMIQRFAPVMKQQLVTMVSQGVQHAEIRLDPPELGQLMVRIQVQGDQTQVQFQVAQHQTRDMIEQAIPRLKDLLSEQGMQLTDSQVSQEDSNNGEGEQASDDNGDQFTSELDEISAEESLISSKQATSYRSGIDYYA